The following DNA comes from Ricinus communis isolate WT05 ecotype wild-type chromosome 10, ASM1957865v1, whole genome shotgun sequence.
AAGAATTTTCTAGAAGTAGGTAACTcagtttcttttatataaaagaagtaACTTAGAAGAATTGGCTTAATTAAGTATAActtaattgactaatatatttctatttaaaatactttaaaaaaactaatactaattttgttataattattactttttcttaaatatacaataaagtaataaaactttatttcttagaaaaacaaattatatgttaactattttttattttaatttgtgtaAAATAACTTAGAAATTCAACTTCTCAAGAAATATCGAAAAATAGACTATTTATATCAAATAATGCCTAAAttagattatatattattactaaattttcattcaattagaataatttcatctttgcaaaatatatatatatatatatatatatatatatatatatatatatatatatatatatatatatatatataggatttacaaattaaatctTATGATAAGAAATACAttcaaaattatgaattgaGAATATATGTggatattatttaaattgtgCAATTAACTCTTTTTCTATTGTTGCCCAAAAAACActgtattttatattaatggTAAAAGTAAAATGGTAACTTTACATGCATTAttaggaaaagagaaaaggcaaacatattctttttatcttttacaaTTTAGATGATTACTATGGCACTCTTTAAGTTTTTTATAgacatttttttatcaatattatctTAAATTTACATACTTAAACCGTTATAAATATATAGCATTCCAGTGTCTTTCGTTTTTAAATgagttaaaagtaaaatattgtTCCAATATCTCAACTTTAATTTCAAGAGATCATAAATATTGAATGAAGTATATGGTTTTTTGAACATACTcgtataaattattattattattattattattaaaagagttataatattaaaatattttgtaaattagtatttaatatttattaaatatatttttaactttttcataTGTAATTTTTCGTGCAATAAAAACTCATGTGTCGTATACCTTACAAGGTTAATGgataatttgatttggatcaaattaaacaattatattttataaaattattaaatatttacatttttctCTTTACTTCTTAATGATTCATTACCAAtggtaaatatttaaaatatgcatgctgataaataaaaaaaatataagtaatatTTTCAATGTTTCTATTTCAAtacttcttttaaattttttagttttatatcaTGATTGGTAAAGTAATCacaataaaacaaaagcaaaacaattattttttcaagaaaatagtGAGAAAAAGCTATAAATCCATTAATGGCGGACTGTGATAAAAGAAACtaacattaaataattatatagtaaatatatatgaaaacttaaatgatatttatttctatattgcttgatattttagtttgaatttacaacaataaaataagaataaatttttaaattcagaatattctaaattttttattcatataatatacagtttaaatttatactaaCATATAACAATACGACTCAACTTAATATGTACttactttatataataaataatttaatattaaaaaaagttgaGCTTGAAgtaattcatttataataatcctattaattaaaaattttaataagaaattatatattatgaacaTGTGAAATAACATATCAataaaatgttattatttttttactttttgtcTTCAATTTCTATCAGTATTTTATTGAGCTATTTTGACTattttatgtgtatatatatataatgtaataTCATAATTCAtcagatatttataaaattatgaatatattaaactaaattaatcagatatgaaattattgtaaaattagaaagaaattaagttgattactaattaagtttaattgaacaaaaaatatattgaataaactagttatatatagaataatgataaaattaggttgaaattaatcatattaattgCTTATCAATTCTAAAAATATGTTAGTCAAATTCGcggttttatatatatatatattagaaatatatataatgatttaTCTGTTTGTTCGACAAAGTTCATTTCTATCTActgactttttaaaaatttatttttttacatatatggTACATCGATATTTTTGAATTGgttaaatctaataattaaattaatttatttttttatgagggattaaaaattaagtgacTTATGTTGTGTTTAGttgaaatccataaaatttaaagaatttatttacaaatctaaaatttatgtgctttaaatgaatgaaataaaagttattataGAATTCACATAAtcacatttatatataattggttataactaaattaaattataataaaataagtagaatttttaaattaattttatattagtaagtcaatatattttataacactaaaatatctcttttaatttaattatttttattttatttttcctcttatatttttttttttaattgaaatgaattattttatgaatttctaaatatagCATTACAATATGTTAAATAAGTCCCTTAATTTAAAGAGATTAACTCATAACCTATTATAACAGTCATCTATagtttctttttgaaattaatattttattctttcctttttaaacTCCATtacttctaatttttttagttttgttgCCCCCACTTCTGCTGTAGACCCAAgctatttaataatataaaataaaatagttaactATAAGtaactaattctttttttaataataaaagtaaaactaCTCGAAAacgatttaatttttaaaaaaatttacaataacAAATAAGAATGATAATAAGTAAGATATTTGACCAATTAAAGATATCCGAATCTAAATTcggttaaaatatatatatatctaaatcggttttaaactcatttaaaaaattatatttattatttaaactcGTATCAAATCTgaataaagatatttatatactattCGAATCTCATAAAAACTTGTCTAATTTATatagttattaaataaattctataaatatttaaattagcaACGAATAGCCTATTCActagataattatttaaccctaaatttatttataactattcGTATATTTCCTATTAAAGCTGGATCAGGTCAGATGCTATTTCCATCCCTAACCACAGATGAATTAGTGTGCCAACCAACTGCGCTAAAAATATCCCTTCTTCATGTCGGCAacttatatatacattttcttGCAGGCATACGAACATACTTGGTACCAATCCGCATCTCTATATTCCctctagaataaaaaaatataatactatttttagttaatattattaatttttattactatttaaaaaaaatatttttattaattctatctacaattttaaaataaaaaaataattatgtaataatatttatttcaattaataaaatgtacttttaacattatttattaaactaataattaaaagagatgtattataattttattattattaatataataagatgATCAGTCAGGTTAAATTGCCAATCTTTGACCCAAACTGAATGAGCGGTACGAGACCCCAGTAGATCAGCATAACCTGATGATGTAAAAGATTGCCACCGAAGCTAATGAATAAGAATCGCCCAAAGCCTTCGTATGTCGGAAAAGCCCtaataataaagtataatTCCTCGATGATGTCATCCAACTATAAGAAAGTTGGTTGTCTCTAGCTACTAGGCAGCTATAATAGAATTGGTAAGttgaaaaatgataatattctTCCCTCATTGAGTCATCACCTCCCGCAGTCAGGTATTATATATTTCCTCCCTAATATATACAAAGGCATTACTTTCTCTCATTACccatattttatcaaatttgttATAAGTTATAATTGGGTAAATTGCACAAATAGTTCTTTAAATTTATCCTTTCTATTATAAtagtttctaaattttaatttatattactaaactttttaaattttaattggagTATCATTTAACTCATTTTTATCATCCTCCGTAGACTCACTAAAACACACCACCGGcgctaaattaataaaataatagtacatattttttcttttattattttccaaaaaataaattaatttcaaccataaaaaaaactttaagaAGAGGGATAGCAACAAATTCTCCTGAGAAAACATAATCGAACCttctgaaaaaataaacaatggTTTTGTGGGGATATTGGTCTCAGACATTCACTGCCGCTCTTCCTCCTCTACGTCCACGTCAACCTGCAAGCTTTGGTTCGTAGCATTCAAGTTCTGTTACAGTAGGATTGGACTGTCAAGGGGCGACAGCGATGGCGAAGGCTGGAGAAGCAACGACGAAGGCTGGAGAAAGCAACACTAGAGGGGACGACGAAGGCAGGAGAAGCAACGCCAAGCTAGTGAGGAGCAAGCTTGTGTCGGGTAGATGGAAATCGAAGCGAAAAGGAGAAGAACAGACCTATTTGGAATGGAGACCTGTCTCCGAAATGCTCTTCATGATGACTCACGACTGCTTTGCTGCGATCTGGTCCTCGAAATACTCTTCACTGCGGCTCACGATGATGCGAGGTGGTATTCAAAATATTCTTCATAGTGGCTCACGACAGCGTTGATGTTTGTATGGACAACATAGTACAAGTTAATGCATCTAATATCATTAAGTTTGATTTCTTTATGGTCTCTCTCGATTATTAAGTTTGATTTAGTTATAGGTCTGTCTTAGGATATGTTTATGAGACTATtgaatttgttttgtttgtttactTTTCtaggattttatttatttttttaaattgaaaattctcAATTGGATTGTTATTATGGTGTTTGGTTAACGAGAAACtgttgaaaaaaaaatcaactttCAGTTATATATTTGAGGCTTTGGGtttcaatttgattcatttaataaatttctctttctttttgtttggatTGTGAGGCTAAAGATGAAGCTTCTCCTTTTCctggtatatttttttgtttgtttggaTGTTATGTATTTGGATTCTGAGAAAGTGAAAGGAAAAATGCTTGTTTGTTTGGATTGtgagaaaatgaataaaaaaataaaagagaaaacagttatattttttttttatatttttaattatgttatttgatttaattttaaaatgaatgctAGATGtttaaatagtatttattatGCTGACATCACATATGTAAAtgatatgtattttttttgttagaaaaataataagatagactgccatgttagattttcatcatttttttaaacGGAGACTGACGGAAAGAAGTTTAATGAAacttcaattaaaatttaaagagtttagtgatacaaattaaactgcccaaaatattatttttagaataacaTTCAAACTTGAATTAAGTCAGTTCTATTTAGTTAAACTGCCCATGCATTAATCCATTGTCTACAAAATTGTAGACATTCTAACAAGAACAGAATAGGAAGCCTTCGTCCTGCTATATATCTAGTCTGTTTTTATCATGTGACCATAATTGAATTACATGGTTCATACATTCCTAAGAAAGAAGTAATTAAGAGCAATCTTGGACTAACTACCTCCATAACTCTCTTGCAGCATATGCAGGTGTCATTACAATGCAATACgtgttaattaattagatcAATTAACATTAAtctcaataataattttttcttttggattttggaaagaaaaagagtagggaaaagaaaggaaattgCAGTAATCTAACTTAATTCAATATTATGTACTAAGTAAAGgtagataattaattaattaattgataagtgtCTCAGTTaacattcaaatttttttaactaattaatacaGAAGGTATGTCTTACCATTTTAACATATTCTAAACCCTCAATAGTTGTAGTTTGTTCATAGAAGCTATAGCAATCCAATCTAATTCAACAGGCGACCACCGTACATTATTGATCTCAGCCATTGATCCATACCACATATCAGGTTCCATGTCGCCACCACCGTTTTGCAACGGCTGACCTGTGTTCAACACTTCCCAAATCAAAGCCTTACAATCATCTCCCACCGAGGTTATCTGTCGTCCGGTGACTGGAGCCCAAGACACAGCATTGACACTCGCCTTATGTTTACATAGCTCCATTAATGGAGTGGTCGGAAAGCGAATATCTAGAATTACAACCTTGTTACTGTCCATGCCAATTGTGGCTACAAGTCTAGGGTCACTCTTGTTCCATTCTAACCTTAACAATGGACAGTCTTGTATAGGATTTTCGTAAATTATGGTTGATCTTTCTTTGTCCCTCAAGTCAAAAACTCTAACTGAACCATCGCCAGATACAGAAGCAAAAACATTATATCCACCCCAAGAAATGTCATACACTTCTTTATCATGAGCCACTAACTGAGCATCTATAGTCTCCTTCTCTATATCCCAGATTGTACAGGTCATGTCTACACTGGCCGTAGCGACGCGACGAACATCAAAATCTGCCCAGTCAAAAGAAGTTATAGCTGAACAGAAGTCGCTACTCTTATTGCCACTAAAGAAGGCCTTAAGCTCAATCCTGTCATCATATATTTGCCAGAGACGTAAGTAGTCACCGGAGGTGGCGACTACGTCGGGATTTGCACCATCTTCGGAAGGGAAGAACATGACGTTTGTTGGTGCATATGGGTGATCGAAGATTAGCCGGGCATCAGTGGTGAAATTACAAGTGTCAATATCAAACTGAACGAGTTCAACTTTGTTGCTATAGTCTTCAAGGAAACTCCCTATCGCAAGACGGTATTTTTGGTCATGGCGAACTGACCAAGCTAGGGCATAAATTGGCCATTGAGCCATGTAAGTGTGGACACCAACTCTTGTATCAGAAGGGCTCTGCATGGCTGCACTAGATTGAACAAAATCTCTGCATGacattaaaaatacaattatagCGAGTTAGGAACACATACTGTTTCTTGGAAAAATTCCtacaaagaaaagaacataatttagaaaactaattaagCTACATACCCCAGgggaagagagaaaagagagagggaTGGGAAGCGGAAGAGCGAAGAAAGAAGGCTATAAAAAGGAAGGAAAGGAGAGAAAGGAAGGGAAGGTGAAGCTAAAAGTCAATGTTCATGAGTGGATGATGGTTGGTTTACTTCACCATCCAACTGAGCTaacaccttttttttttttttaatgcacTTTACTTTCTCCTATCTTTTCCTTTGAGAAAATggcattatatatatatatatatatatatagcatcGTTATAGGCATTCCTTTTTCAAAATCTAGGATTATAAGTAAagcttctttctctttcaatGAGGAAAACTAATTTTCAGATAATTCTAGATGTGACAAAGAAgtgaattaattatatgttttttgGAAGGATGGATAAATCTAGATATGTGCTAAACTTTTGCTTCAACAggggaaaaaaaaacaaaaaaagactgctaagttttaaaattaaataatgagtATAACAAACTAATTAGTAGTATCTCAGCTTCAttgaattttttgaatttgtttttttatatgtttgtgatatatgaagaaatatatatttcgttaataaagagttaaaaatatattttgatataaaagataaaaataaatattaaatattaagagatataaataaataaatttattactgACAATCATCAATCGTATTGATAGAGCAGTAAATTGCAATTctgcaaaaaaaataattcattacaTGACACTAAATCACATATCAACTTTATAGATATTCTTTTATAGGGAAAGTATAAAAATTGACTATGTGGTTTAACATTTTGATACAAGGAGTCCTGTGATTTTTTCTTGTGATACTTTAGTATCATgagaattatattattagtaattggTGTCTAAatgtattaatatcattaatagttttgaaaattaaatctcAAATAAAGCCTGATCGCTGCAAAATCGGTATCGTTGGATAATTGACGAAATATAgagttttttagttttatcaaATCATTCAAAACTCGCCGGAATTGagtgaaattaaaaaaaaaaaattgaattgtgaaattattttctctcttaattttataaaaattaacatggCTAGTTTTGGATAAAGTTAAGTTGGTAAGAAGTGAAATAGCGGTGAAATCGCAATTAATTAAcagtattaataaatttagatataaattattaacattttaattCTCAGGAACTAAAATGTCATAAAAAAACTACATGACCTATTGTGTTAAAAAGTCAAATAGCATATGgtcaaattttgtatttttcccTTTTTGATAAGTAGATagtttaaatatatgattgaatttctttgttcttttcacTACAGCTATAGAAGGAAAACTCAACATCCTATAACGAAAGATTATAACAATACTTCCAtaacagaaaaatataaaacttttaaaaaaatatactaatatttattaattaaaattaattaatataaaataaagaaaactacCGCTCATCTACAAATCATCGCAGGTGAGTCAAATGATATTTCATTGGTTGTTCTACAATGGAAGATTTAGAACAAGAATTTAGATCGGAttgatcaaaataataaaaatgctGAATAATAGTATGGTTCCGTTGTCGTGGCCCTCATCCGATCTAGAATATCAATCTCATGAGTAGTGgaaaattatactatttttcaaGTAAATTTACCCAACCAGGGCTTTCGTACAATTgctatttatatgaaaaaatcgAACTcatcatatatattatattgagatcagttatattatatagtattatataatactaatttcattataaatttcaatcataaaaaaataaaattattccataattaattttactactAATGTagcttagaaaaataaatttatagcaGTAtcgaattaaagaaaaattaatacttttctCTCATTCATAGTTATTGTTTTCAACAATACACGATACAAGTTAAATTAGAGCAAGTTAGAGGAGACTAGAATTAACTCATATTTGATACAAATTGAAGCATCACATTAGCATTAGTTAAcgatattaatatgtatattgaaaattatacCGATTTAAAGTctgttttattatttgtaaaaatacacatcgtaaaataattaaagatcaAAATcggtaattttaatatttcagcACGGTGCACAATCTCAATATAATAGCTcctccaaaataaaaataaataacaataaaaatttaataattcagtttgtcaaaagataaaaggaaaaaagaaaattgaataaactgaaagtcattttattaataattttctaaaagtCCAATAACTTGACTTAATATTTGAAtgatttttaacttaattaaaaattttaagttgagaTTACagaacaaatttaaaaataaaagaagtgctaagaaattataaactttaaatGCTAAATTGAGTTATTAAACACTCTTTAAGTGTGAGTTTAACGCAATCgcttttaagaaaagaatttcaatttttaattttcaattcctttttctttttgttaaaatctttttcttacAATTATGATCTGGGAGAAGTTAGATTACTTAAGGATCCGTATAAAAAAGCAAACTTTTGAAAAGTtctaaaagaagaaggaaataaaactaagaaaagaaaatttatccaTTTAGACAAGCCTTTGCCAAAGTGTGCCTAAGCCTAAGCCTAAGCATTAACGCAAAACAAGCAAGATTAAGAAAAGCCAACGCGCCGACAGCCACCTCCAAAAATTGGGCGCAAAACCAAAATCATCCATGGAGTTGGACACTAGACAATAGACATCGTAGATAGTGGTGTAAATGCAAATATCTCACGAAAAGAAGGGCAAATTACTAAAGGTTGTCTCTATTATGTAAACACATACACAGTAGTGTAGTAATTAACCAACGGACAGCAGGTTTTGTtcgctctctctctctctctctgtctctctctctcttcttcgTGAGGGGTTTTGGGGACACAGCAATTTTAATACTTCAAACACTCTTTCCCTTTGTCGGAGACGAGAGAGAAGAGCCACTGGCGTTCACTTTAAGATTATACTAGTCTCTTAACCTACGCCCACTTTTTTTGGTTGCTTATCATGCGCCGCCTCAATTAAGAGTTAATTGCATTCGGCTAATCAAGTTGTTGTAGCTCTGCTTGTTTCGGCAAACTGTTGCAGTCTCTGGCTTCTCTTCTTTTAATGTGAGTATCAAACCCCTAATCtgtctctttctcttttaaaaaatgcGTCGTGCTTTTATTGCATCATTATTATTCTGTTGCTTTATGTGTATTAAATTGTGTAAAGCGCTGATCGCATTTGTGCGTAATTCcctaatttttcatttctacTTATAGTGGGTTTTTCTGGGTTTTAGGAGTTAGTTTGTGTTTTATTAGGGTTTTGCTCTGCAGAAAATGATCAAGAGCATAGCTTTCGTTCGCTGGAGTAGTTATTCTTCTGTtgtatttagggttttcaattgctttttttttctttttctttttactgtGTTTCAGGTTGTCTTAGTCAAATTTGTCGCTCATAAATCCAAAAATGTTACcctttttgttatttgattaatttggAGTTATTGTTATGTCTCAGTTCTATTTCTCATGaagttcaaaatttttatatcacGCAATGGAAAAGCCTCTCATAGGTGGTTTTGATATGCATTTTTCATAAAGGATCAGCTTAATATGATGTTAGTTATAATGTAATAAGAGAGtgaatttattgatatatgcAGATGGCATGGACGGAGAAAAATAATGGAAATGGGAAAGAGGGGGGACCAATTGAAGATAATGGCTTCTTGAAAGGGACTCAGGAGCCTTCTCCTAGTGCAAGTGGGTCTCCTGTTGCTGTAGCAGCAGGACTGAAGGGTATTGAAGAAAAGGATAGTCTTTCTTATGCCAACATTCTCCGTTCCAGAAATAAGTTTGTTGATGCTCTTGCTATATACGAGAGTGTCTTGGAGAAAGATAGTGGAAATGTTGAAGCTTATATTGGAAAAGGCATATGCCTGCAGATGCAGAACATGGGAAGGCTTGCTTTTGATAGTTTTGCTGAAGCCATCAAACTGGATCCTCAAAATGCTTGTGCCCTCACGCATTGCGGTATATTGTACAAAGAGGAGGGTCGACTGGTTGAGGCTGCTGAGGTATGCTCGGCACAGTGTGTTCATATTGGCAAAAGATAagcaattataatttttttgttcaatAGTAAAAGCTCATTTCCACAGAAGTTTATGTCTGTGATGATTCAGGAGTTTTTCcttcgttttcttttttaagaaaacaCTTGCCTACACTGAGTGGATTATACCAACCCTACAGGTGA
Coding sequences within:
- the LOC8269731 gene encoding WD repeat-containing protein LWD1; the protein is MQSPSDTRVGVHTYMAQWPIYALAWSVRHDQKYRLAIGSFLEDYSNKVELVQFDIDTCNFTTDARLIFDHPYAPTNVMFFPSEDGANPDVVATSGDYLRLWQIYDDRIELKAFFSGNKSSDFCSAITSFDWADFDVRRVATASVDMTCTIWDIEKETIDAQLVAHDKEVYDISWGGYNVFASVSGDGSVRVFDLRDKERSTIIYENPIQDCPLLRLEWNKSDPRLVATIGMDSNKVVILDIRFPTTPLMELCKHKASVNAVSWAPVTGRQITSVGDDCKALIWEVLNTGQPLQNGGGDMEPDMWYGSMAEINNVRWSPVELDWIAIASMNKLQLLRV